One Desulfovibrionales bacterium genomic region harbors:
- the selA gene encoding L-seryl-tRNA(Sec) selenium transferase, protein MPSREDTNNLLRNIPSVDEILSLSETQSLLEKYPRRLVVSTIRQVLEGIRGQLLATNSQSSHVDTSLDNITESLKEFLGQAARPSLRPLINATGVVIHTNLGRSLLADAAVEQMNAIAAGYSNLEFDLSAGRRGSRYVHVEEILRQLTGAEAALIVNNNAAAVLLVLDTLARGKEVIVSRGQLVEIGGSFRIPDIMARSGAQLVEVGTTNRTHPADYERAITENTAFLMKVHTSNFHIIGFTSEVPLADLVALGKRHGLPVVEDLGSGCFVDLSRYGLLKEPTVQEALQAGADIVTFSGDKLLGGPQAGIILGRDKFIGQVRSNPLNRALRIDKLTLAGLEATLRLYLDDEGVVKQIPTLRLLTVPIAEINKKALQLYRRLTKAAVDHLSLRVIDVDSQVGGGALPLQKLPSRAVAVQPKGFSVTELEARMRSLSRPVIGRIENDQFIMDMRTVSTEEIPHIVEAVKTVLSE, encoded by the coding sequence ATGCCATCCAGGGAAGATACAAATAATCTGCTGCGCAACATCCCCTCCGTGGATGAAATATTATCTCTTTCAGAGACACAATCATTGCTTGAAAAATATCCCCGCCGCCTGGTGGTATCCACTATCCGCCAGGTATTGGAAGGGATCCGCGGCCAACTCCTGGCCACAAACAGTCAATCATCCCATGTAGATACCTCTTTAGACAATATCACGGAATCGTTGAAGGAATTTTTAGGTCAAGCTGCCCGGCCTAGTCTCCGCCCTCTTATAAATGCCACGGGAGTGGTTATCCATACCAATCTCGGCCGGTCACTATTAGCGGACGCAGCGGTTGAACAGATGAACGCAATCGCTGCCGGTTATTCAAATCTGGAATTTGACCTGTCTGCCGGACGGCGCGGCAGCCGGTATGTGCATGTGGAAGAGATACTGCGTCAGTTGACTGGCGCTGAGGCCGCCCTCATCGTTAACAACAACGCGGCGGCTGTGCTCCTGGTGCTGGATACCCTGGCCAGAGGTAAGGAGGTTATTGTCTCCCGCGGACAGTTGGTAGAGATAGGGGGCTCTTTCCGCATACCGGATATAATGGCCCGAAGCGGGGCACAACTAGTCGAAGTGGGCACGACCAACCGAACCCATCCGGCGGACTATGAACGGGCTATAACTGAGAATACGGCCTTTCTAATGAAGGTCCACACCAGTAACTTCCATATAATAGGTTTCACTTCCGAAGTTCCACTAGCAGATCTGGTCGCGCTGGGTAAAAGACATGGTCTTCCGGTGGTGGAGGACCTGGGGAGCGGATGTTTTGTTGATCTTTCCCGCTACGGGCTGCTTAAAGAGCCCACCGTCCAGGAGGCACTCCAAGCCGGGGCAGATATAGTGACCTTCAGCGGGGACAAGTTATTGGGAGGGCCCCAGGCCGGTATCATCCTGGGCCGGGATAAATTTATCGGGCAGGTCCGAAGCAATCCCCTGAACAGGGCGCTGAGGATCGATAAGTTAACACTGGCCGGCCTGGAGGCCACGTTAAGGCTGTACCTTGACGATGAAGGGGTCGTCAAACAGATACCGACACTACGGTTATTGACCGTGCCCATCGCTGAGATCAACAAAAAGGCATTACAGCTTTACCGCCGCCTGACAAAGGCAGCCGTGGATCATCTTTCGTTGCGGGTTATAGATGTTGACTCCCAGGTAGGCGGTGGAGCCCTGCCGCTTCAGAAATTGCCTAGCCGGGCCGTAGCCGTCCAGCCAAAGGGATTCTCCGTAACAGAACTGGAAGCCAGGATGCGAAGCCTTTCCCGCCCGGTCATCGGCCGCATTGAAAACGATCAATTTATCATGGACATGCGCACAGTGAGTACGGAAGAAATTCCCCATATTGTCGAAGCCGTCAAAACAGTCCTTTCGGAGTAA
- a CDS encoding N-acetyltransferase, translated as MIRKARISDVANIHQLLSTFAKQGDLLGRSLSELYDNLRDFYVYQDGDHGPVVGSCALHICWGDLAEIRSLAVVEDFQRRGIGRSLVEACISEAITLGIYRIFTLTNRPDFFMRLGFIKIDKATLPQKIWSDCIKCYKFPQCDEVALLLEV; from the coding sequence ATGATACGTAAGGCCCGCATATCTGATGTCGCCAATATCCATCAATTGCTTAGCACGTTTGCCAAACAAGGCGATCTATTGGGTCGATCGTTAAGCGAGCTTTACGATAACCTGCGCGATTTCTATGTTTATCAGGATGGCGACCATGGGCCGGTCGTAGGTAGCTGCGCTTTGCATATTTGCTGGGGAGACCTTGCAGAGATCAGATCACTGGCTGTAGTTGAGGATTTTCAGAGGCGTGGAATAGGGAGAAGTCTGGTGGAGGCATGTATCAGCGAGGCCATTACCCTGGGTATTTACAGGATATTTACCCTGACAAACCGGCCGGATTTTTTTATGCGCCTTGGATTTATAAAGATTGATAAGGCGACTTTGCCGCAAAAGATCTGGAGCGATTGCATAAAATGTTACAAATTCCCTCAATGTGATGAGGTAGCTTTGCTGTTAGAGGTATGA
- a CDS encoding SPOR domain-containing protein: MASKGKKDRRIYQFEISRGGLVTIGIAALGVLLWMFIFGIWVGRDMFSSVNKELEAMTSPPATQGGQQPEGNKPLTPVTTQQGEDLLGQEMNQGGQPVPGLEEPGNLQAEEATGAGKTRPSPNVFYTLQVASLRDAAKAEELKAVWEKKGYEVFIIKGEIPRAGVWYRVQIGRFSAVSDANSAADRIAEKENTRLFITTVSIPVTSGESTKD; encoded by the coding sequence ATGGCTTCTAAAGGGAAGAAAGACCGACGTATATATCAGTTTGAAATCAGCCGGGGCGGGTTGGTAACCATAGGTATAGCTGCCCTTGGCGTCCTTCTCTGGATGTTTATCTTTGGCATATGGGTAGGCCGGGATATGTTCAGCAGTGTTAACAAAGAACTTGAGGCCATGACCTCGCCACCTGCGACTCAAGGCGGGCAGCAACCTGAGGGAAATAAACCTCTGACGCCGGTTACCACTCAACAAGGAGAGGATCTTTTAGGGCAGGAGATGAACCAGGGCGGTCAACCTGTGCCAGGCCTTGAGGAGCCTGGCAACCTTCAGGCAGAAGAGGCAACAGGCGCTGGAAAAACAAGGCCATCTCCTAATGTTTTTTATACGTTACAGGTGGCCTCTCTTCGCGACGCAGCTAAGGCCGAAGAATTGAAGGCCGTGTGGGAAAAGAAAGGGTATGAGGTCTTTATTATCAAGGGTGAGATACCACGGGCCGGTGTATGGTACCGTGTACAGATCGGGCGGTTTAGTGCCGTAAGCGACGCCAATAGCGCTGCCGACCGTATAGCAGAGAAGGAAAACACCAGGCTGTTCATAACTACAGTTTCCATCCCGGTTACTTCTGGCGAAAGCACAAAGGATTAG
- a CDS encoding sugar phosphate isomerase/epimerase, producing the protein MNHLIRAVQINVPFVLLKSKYLPVVLENRINPEIGIDSPALDEFSLSQFTEIARLLRKEDLSVTLHAPFMDMVPGSPDPLMRKATIRRLRQAFELLPVFEPLSVVCHTGFNSQSYQNQVDSWLERSVESWLPLTELAQSAGTKVMLENVYEETPDLHVALLSQLNSPHAGFCFDIGHWHVFGRTDIGEWLGKLRPYLGQLHLHDNLGDTDSHLALGCGNIDFHSLFSLLNNCSPRPIVTLEPHREEDVFKSVEALGALWPW; encoded by the coding sequence ATGAACCATTTGATCCGTGCTGTCCAGATAAACGTTCCTTTTGTCCTCCTCAAGAGCAAATACCTGCCGGTGGTCTTAGAGAACCGTATCAACCCGGAGATCGGCATAGACAGCCCGGCGCTGGATGAATTTTCCCTGTCTCAGTTTACAGAGATAGCCCGCCTCCTGCGTAAGGAAGACCTTTCTGTTACCCTGCACGCCCCTTTTATGGATATGGTGCCGGGTTCACCCGATCCACTTATGCGAAAAGCTACTATAAGGCGGCTACGTCAGGCATTTGAACTACTGCCGGTATTTGAGCCGCTCAGTGTGGTCTGCCACACCGGCTTTAACAGTCAAAGCTATCAAAACCAGGTTGATTCCTGGCTGGAAAGGAGTGTTGAGTCCTGGTTGCCTTTGACAGAGCTGGCCCAGAGCGCAGGAACAAAGGTGATGCTGGAAAATGTTTATGAGGAAACTCCAGACCTCCACGTAGCCCTTTTGTCACAGCTTAACTCGCCCCACGCCGGCTTTTGCTTTGATATAGGTCATTGGCATGTGTTTGGCCGTACGGATATTGGCGAGTGGCTGGGAAAACTGCGGCCTTATCTGGGACAGCTTCACCTGCATGACAATTTAGGGGACACCGATTCCCATTTGGCCCTTGGGTGTGGGAACATAGACTTCCACTCCCTTTTTTCCTTACTGAATAATTGCTCACCCAGGCCGATAGTTACCCTTGAGCCCCATCGTGAGGAAGATGTTTTTAAAAGCGTAGAAGCCCTTGGCGCCCTGTGGCCTTGGTGA
- a CDS encoding cyclic nucleotide-binding domain-containing protein: MQFKDGDYIFKEGSYGDWIYVILSGQVEISKYCRGQKVIVETLKEGDVFGEMSFVDKTPRSASAIARGNVSLGIVDRDLLDHEYNKLSQDMRMVFRALVKRLRETTARISAFSGRQDQRAEKPLDIQFKSGRDFTKAYAVNIGGGGLLVRVDEPVSVGTRCAVCFNLPGESLPIETDCQVVWSSLGTEKDKKIVMAGLQFIDLKAKDRDRISSYVNKVSQLEQK, from the coding sequence ATGCAGTTTAAAGACGGAGACTATATATTTAAAGAGGGAAGTTACGGGGATTGGATCTATGTGATCTTATCCGGACAGGTTGAAATCTCAAAATATTGCCGGGGGCAAAAGGTTATCGTAGAGACCTTAAAAGAAGGTGACGTCTTTGGAGAAATGAGTTTTGTCGATAAAACGCCGCGCTCCGCCTCGGCCATAGCCAGGGGTAACGTATCTCTGGGTATCGTGGACCGTGATCTCCTGGACCATGAATATAATAAACTGTCGCAGGATATGCGCATGGTATTCAGGGCCTTGGTAAAACGCCTGCGCGAAACGACCGCTAGAATTAGCGCATTTTCCGGCCGCCAGGATCAACGGGCGGAGAAGCCCCTGGACATTCAATTCAAATCCGGCCGGGATTTCACCAAGGCTTATGCCGTCAACATAGGAGGCGGGGGGTTACTGGTAAGAGTCGATGAACCGGTGTCTGTGGGGACAAGATGCGCGGTATGTTTCAATCTTCCGGGCGAAAGCCTTCCTATTGAAACGGATTGCCAGGTGGTATGGTCAAGCCTGGGGACGGAAAAGGATAAAAAGATAGTAATGGCTGGATTACAATTTATAGACCTGAAAGCCAAAGATAGAGACAGGATAAGCTCTTATGTTAATAAGGTCAGCCAGCTTGAACAGAAATAA
- the argS gene encoding arginine--tRNA ligase, with product MRKKLQLVVLDSIKAFFDRQGIEYKDVPVFQLERPKTETHGDYSSNVALVMAGSLKKSPRDVAQALSEEIEKSADFLTKVEVAGPGFINFFVKDSCWREALAEIDRERKNYGRSKIGQGRKVQVEFVSANPTGPLHIGHGRGAAVGDSLANLLDAAGFQVAREYYINDIGTQMETLGASTYLRYRELLGEKIEFPANHYQGDYIKDIAQAIIEREGQRFLDESTGPAIPYFTREAQQVILEGIKRDLTDFNVLHDHWFSEKSLFDTGTVDRAIDILRERDFLYEAEGALWFKASALGDEKDRVVVRGKGATTYFASDIAYHLNKFERGFDLIIDIWGADHHGYVPRLKAAVEALGQPKEKVHIILVQLVNLMRGGSPVAMSTRSGEFVTLREVIDEVGKDAARFIFLTRRSNSHLDFDLDLAKSQSQENPVYYVQYAHARISSVFEMAAEKGIEIWPVAKVDTSLLTAPEELRLLKLLSFYPEVIEDSATTLEPHRIAFYLGDLAAVLHNFYNKHRIVSDTEPLTQARLAVIQGVQQVLKNGLRILGVSAPDKM from the coding sequence ATGCGAAAAAAACTGCAACTAGTAGTTTTGGATAGTATAAAGGCCTTTTTTGACCGGCAGGGAATAGAATATAAAGATGTTCCCGTCTTTCAGCTCGAAAGGCCCAAAACAGAGACCCACGGCGATTATTCGTCGAATGTAGCATTAGTAATGGCCGGTTCTCTCAAAAAGAGCCCGCGCGATGTTGCTCAGGCGCTGTCTGAAGAGATAGAAAAAAGCGCCGATTTTTTGACAAAAGTAGAGGTGGCAGGCCCGGGTTTCATTAATTTTTTCGTAAAAGATAGCTGCTGGCGGGAGGCATTAGCGGAGATTGACCGGGAGCGCAAGAATTATGGGCGATCTAAAATAGGCCAGGGACGAAAAGTACAGGTGGAATTTGTCAGCGCCAACCCTACCGGTCCTCTGCATATAGGACACGGACGGGGAGCAGCCGTAGGAGACAGCTTGGCTAATCTCCTGGATGCGGCCGGATTCCAGGTGGCAAGGGAATATTACATAAATGATATCGGCACTCAGATGGAGACCCTGGGGGCCTCTACCTATCTGCGTTACCGGGAGCTTTTAGGGGAGAAAATCGAATTCCCGGCTAACCATTATCAGGGCGATTATATAAAGGATATCGCTCAGGCCATTATTGAGCGGGAAGGACAACGTTTTCTAGACGAATCTACAGGGCCGGCCATACCATATTTTACCCGGGAGGCACAGCAGGTTATTCTGGAGGGTATCAAGCGGGATCTTACGGATTTTAACGTCCTTCACGATCACTGGTTTAGTGAGAAGAGCCTTTTTGACACCGGTACGGTGGATAGGGCCATAGATATACTCAGAGAGAGAGACTTTCTTTATGAAGCGGAGGGGGCGTTATGGTTTAAAGCCTCGGCCCTCGGTGATGAAAAAGACCGGGTAGTGGTACGCGGGAAGGGGGCTACTACCTACTTTGCCTCAGATATTGCCTATCATCTCAATAAATTTGAGAGAGGTTTTGACCTCATAATCGATATATGGGGAGCTGACCACCACGGTTATGTCCCGCGGCTTAAAGCCGCGGTGGAGGCCCTCGGTCAGCCTAAAGAAAAGGTGCATATTATCCTGGTGCAGTTGGTAAATTTGATGCGCGGCGGCAGCCCGGTGGCTATGTCCACCCGCTCGGGTGAATTTGTTACGCTGCGGGAAGTCATCGATGAGGTAGGCAAAGACGCAGCCCGCTTCATATTCCTGACCCGGCGGTCAAACAGCCACCTGGATTTCGACCTTGACCTGGCCAAGAGCCAGAGCCAGGAAAACCCGGTTTATTATGTGCAATATGCCCATGCCCGCATATCCAGCGTTTTTGAGATGGCGGCAGAAAAAGGCATTGAGATATGGCCTGTAGCTAAAGTGGATACGTCGCTTTTGACTGCTCCGGAAGAGCTTCGCTTACTGAAACTACTCTCTTTTTATCCTGAAGTAATCGAGGACAGCGCTACAACTCTTGAGCCGCACCGCATAGCCTTTTATCTGGGCGATCTGGCCGCGGTGCTGCACAATTTTTATAATAAACACCGCATTGTAAGTGACACCGAGCCGCTTACGCAGGCTCGATTGGCCGTGATCCAGGGAGTACAGCAAGTATTGAAAAACGGCCTCAGGATACTGGGTGTCTCGGCGCCGGATAAGATGTGA
- the alr gene encoding alanine racemase: protein MALNRVEIDLSAVRHNFSEAKRLVKPEVAVFPVVKSDAYGHSLIPVAQALQEQGADGFFVSIMEEAVTLRQAGVWTPVILHLPESKRDAFEIVEFNISPVVYNFELIDALSRESQNRDRVAGIYIKVDTGMGRLGVGITDLPAILSYVRGKEGIKVLGLMSHLSCADSSNDRDYTLSQLEHFNEAINIGRGLGFELPQNHIANSAGLMAYPAARMNLVRPGIMIYGAYPGKDMQGVAALRPVMTFKSKVIQVKKVPAGASISYGRRYVTPEAKTIAVVPVGYDAGYSRSISNRGEVLIRRKRAPVLGTVCMCLTMIDVSHIEGAAIDDEVVIFGRQGDQVISVDEVADRAGTISYDLLCAVGSRNPRFTVNP from the coding sequence ATGGCACTAAACAGGGTTGAAATTGACCTCTCAGCCGTAAGGCATAACTTCAGCGAGGCAAAACGGCTGGTCAAACCAGAAGTGGCAGTTTTCCCTGTAGTAAAATCAGATGCCTATGGACATAGTCTTATTCCGGTTGCACAGGCCCTTCAAGAGCAAGGCGCTGATGGCTTCTTCGTATCCATAATGGAGGAGGCCGTAACTTTAAGGCAAGCCGGCGTCTGGACTCCTGTTATCCTGCACCTGCCGGAATCAAAGCGGGACGCATTTGAGATTGTTGAGTTCAATATCTCTCCTGTGGTCTATAACTTTGAGCTTATAGATGCCCTTTCCAGAGAATCCCAAAATAGAGACAGGGTAGCAGGCATTTACATAAAAGTTGATACGGGTATGGGGCGTCTGGGTGTAGGCATAACTGATTTGCCGGCTATCCTTTCTTACGTTCGTGGGAAGGAAGGCATCAAGGTCTTAGGGCTTATGTCGCATCTATCCTGTGCGGACAGCAGTAATGATAGGGATTACACTTTGAGTCAATTAGAACACTTTAATGAGGCTATTAATATCGGCAGGGGGTTAGGGTTTGAGCTTCCCCAAAATCATATTGCCAATTCGGCAGGGCTGATGGCCTACCCGGCGGCACGGATGAACCTGGTACGACCGGGTATCATGATCTATGGCGCATATCCCGGTAAGGACATGCAAGGCGTAGCGGCGCTAAGGCCGGTAATGACCTTTAAAAGTAAGGTGATCCAGGTTAAAAAAGTACCGGCAGGCGCCTCGATCAGTTATGGCCGGAGGTACGTTACACCCGAGGCAAAGACTATTGCTGTAGTGCCGGTAGGCTATGATGCCGGATACAGCCGCTCTATTTCCAACCGGGGAGAGGTGCTGATACGTCGGAAACGGGCGCCCGTGCTGGGCACGGTGTGTATGTGTCTGACCATGATTGATGTGAGCCACATTGAAGGCGCAGCTATAGATGATGAGGTGGTCATTTTTGGAAGACAGGGTGATCAGGTTATCTCTGTAGATGAGGTGGCGGACCGAGCCGGGACTATCAGTTATGACCTTCTCTGTGCCGTAGGCAGCCGTAATCCGCGCTTTACAGTCAATCCTTGA